The following coding sequences lie in one Oceanicola sp. 502str15 genomic window:
- a CDS encoding response regulator: MSLKILAVDDSRTIRDMLKLALAQAGFAPEVAEDGVHGLEVLEEMAQDGTPPDAIITDINMPRMDGFGFIDAVRAKSAHSAVPILVLSTESAAELKARARASGATGWIVKPFDPVKLVKAINMVAGKGAA, translated from the coding sequence ATGAGCCTCAAGATCCTCGCGGTGGATGACAGCCGCACCATCCGCGACATGCTCAAGCTCGCCCTCGCCCAGGCCGGCTTTGCGCCCGAGGTCGCCGAAGACGGCGTTCACGGGCTGGAGGTGCTCGAAGAGATGGCACAGGACGGCACCCCGCCCGACGCGATCATCACCGACATCAACATGCCCCGGATGGACGGTTTCGGCTTCATCGACGCCGTGCGCGCCAAATCCGCCCACAGCGCCGTGCCCATCCTCGTGCTCTCCACCGAAAGTGCCGCCGAACTCAAGGCCCGCGCCCGCGCCTCCGGCGCAACCGGCTGGATCGTCAAACCCTTCGATCCGGTCAAGCTGGTCAAGGCCATCAACATGGTCGCCGGAAAAGGAGCCGCCTGA